CCAAAAAGTCAAAGGTTTGCTTAAATGCCTATTGTCTGTCACAGCTTGGTTATGGTTTAGTCTCCATGGCTTGTTTTTTACActccaaaaaaatgaaaaaccaatGCAAGGTGATACATTTGGAGGCAAAGGAAATATTACTGTACAGTAAACAGACGTTACGCCATGTTACATTATGCAAAGAGACAATCTTAGGTAGTAAATTTGTTAAATTTGCTTAATCCATTCAATTTAACCCTTGTGTTTAACTAGCCAGACCTCGAGGCAGGACTTCAGCTCGGTGATCGCTACAGTAAAatgtttcttcagtgttttatgtTCAGGAGCTGAGAGGATGTCAGACAGACAAGTGACAATGGAGCTCAGCCACAATGGAGAACGCCAGGTAtcttccttcccttcttccctTTTCTCGGTGCTTGATTTCCATCACACATTTTGAGGTGAGTTAACTGTTTTTTCAGTCTGCAGGTTCgaagcaggagcagcagggCGCTGTCGTCAGCTTCCATAACATCCACTACAAGGTGGAACAAGGAGGAGGCTGTCTGTGTCGGAAGAAAGTTACAACCAAAGACATCCTCATTGACCTCAAGTGAGTAATTTGCGGTTTCTAAAACTATGACTCGGTGGCCTGAAGGCGGTCACCAAACAGCTTTTTGTgtagaaatgtgtatttttgtcaatcatcaaccaggtcaccagcagcagctaatccattatgtccatagaggctgctgagtttggttacattgcccgcttacccagctcctgttctggcacgacactggctccactccccgtGTCCCAGACCTGAAAACTTCCTGTCCCCGGTGGTCCattggtacaaacactaacactccatCTGTGCTCTTAAGCTCACAGTCTggacagcccagctaacaaactgagctaacagcagctacggttggcagcagtttacctTCCTGTACATCAGGAACCTCCAGTTTCCAGCCACTACAACCCGTTAGCACGTTTCAGCCCTCTGCGAGTCAAAAGTTTGAGCAGttattgtgcttttgtttgtctaCGTGCCGTCAGGAGGCCACCTGGGAGGCAGACGTGACCCGATGAATGCCCACTTGGATtaaacgcacacatacacgtTTGGAGGTAAAGGAAGGAACCGAGGTTCCCACTTTCCCCCCCGTGACAAACGCAGAAGCTTGTTAGAAAACAATGACTCTCAGTTTAAACCAACAAACAGATGCAGTGGCAGGATGCTGAGCTGCCTCCACACCTCTGAaactcagtgttgttgttgcactgtGCAGTTACTGGAAATGATGAGTGcaacattttacagatttttcttcttcttttgcataATTGCAACCACTATCAGtcaaagtcagtcccacatttactcttgtccggcggcttcttgctcgctcactctctccttttctcttcttagcttcctccgtcagcgtcctcttcactctcttctcctctgccattatgtccatagaggctgctgagcccggttacattgcccgcttgcctagctcctgttctggcacgacaccggctccactccctgtGTCCCAGACCTGAAAACCTGaaataattcttcttcttcttcttcttcttctccaagTTAAGCTGTTGGATTTTAACCTGTGTCTGTCCTCGACAGATTTCAGGATTCTATTTAAAAAGTAAACCCAACATTTTTCACCCCTGTGGCTGAAACATCAACGCCAAACTACAAACCTTTAAACTGCTGATTGTGGTCTGTTAGGAAAATGATCAAAGTCTTCGATTATGTATGTTATGAAAAATGCAGTCAGTCAAAGTTCAGTGTACGAACAGTTTATAGGCAGGATCTCTGGTATTTTATTGTTCAGTGTGGGTAATCATTGACCAGTCTGACTCAAAGGTGAAGGCTGGTTCGGTCTGAGCAGCTCGTCCAGAGCATTTTATAGAAAAACAGTTAATCGTCACAGAGGACGAAGCGCCCAGCCTGTTCTGACAGATTATAGCTCACACCACAACATATTATGTATGGCATGTTATGTACACTTAGATTTCCCACCTGTTTATCATGACGGGGAGGCAGGAAATGAATGATTTGTTTTGCATACAGAAAATTAAAGGGAAGACTTTccacacagatgtttgtgtttggattCAGTTTTAATGTCCCCAAATATCAAAACTGCCAGCGTCAGAGAGAGCATCAAAATATGCCTAACAAAATTAAACATGCggaaagaatgaaaagaacTGTCGCgtcatgttttcagtggtgCACATAAACCTGCAGTGTCATGTTTTATCAGACTTGCCGACTAATGATCTGGCAGACATTGTAAAGGAGGAAGTGCCGCTCACGGCTTGGTCTGAATCAGCTAAAGAATAGTTTCATCACTCGgtttgttttctgatggacagtaaactgccaATTGTAGCTGCTGCTAGGTCATTTTAgatcagtctgttagccaggccctacagactgtgagctcagagcactggcgGAGTGTTAGTACCACAGGAAGAAGACCATGTGGaggccagtgttgtgccagaacaggagctgggcgagcgAGAAATGTAACAGaagcttctatggacataatggcagaggagaaaagagtgaagaggacgctgacggaggaagctaagaagagaaaaggagagagtgagcgagcaagaagccgccggacaagagtaaatgtgggactgacttttagtggttggtgagagcttggtgaaataaaaggctgaaagacagacgccgagctgggctgactgctgctggactaggcagtgatatcagctgctgctggggacctggatgatgttcggctgttagcaaagttgtggatgaattttaaaaaaaatacacagaagtCATAAAAATGGGAGgcaaaacaaaactgcagtGTCATGGTTGCAATGATGTGCCTGGAGTCAGCAAAAAGACCAAATGATGAATCAGAGTTGTGCAAAACAGCTTCaccaaaaactgaaatgtcacaaatgtttggaaacacacactctcagttCCTCAGAAATATGATGACATGGCAACAAAGTTCACCATCAGTCACGGTCACATGAAGAAATGAAACTGCCTCATCACgccaaagatgtggatcatcagcgaGCCTGAGAGTTGCTGAAtgacagagccacagatttttgagctttaaaacatctggtgacgtcacggatacgaccTCCACtcttcatactgtcagtggGGGGTATAGATTCACAGGAGCATGAAGAAGTTCATATGAGGAGGCTGGTTTGGAAGACGAGTACTCCATGATTATCCAGGCCGGTGTTTTAGTGTGAACCTGTTGTTTAATCTCTAATTGGTCACTAATTatacctcctctctctctcagtgggaTCATGAAGCCGGGTCTGAACGCCATCATGGGAGCGACAGGAAGTGGCAAGTCATCGTGAGTGTCTTTGTAAAGTTAGAAGAAGCGATGGAGACGTTGCTGCTACCCCATGTAAATGTAGATAATGTCGAGCGtagaaagtgtttgttttctgaggtGTTATGATAATGAAGGACGTCTTCATCTCTAAAGCAAACACTTTAAAGAAGCTTCCTGATCACTTGCTGCTAATTGTTGCCGTTCAGGTTCCTGGATGTTCTGGCAGCCAGGAAGGACCCTGCAGGCCTGTCGGGAGAAGTTTTGATCGACGGAGCTCCTCAGCCTCCAAACTTCAAGTGTCTGTCTGGATACGTGGTGCAGGtgggtgagacagacaggaagacagacaggaagtcagagcaACAGAAGCCAACTCTGTGACAGGATTCAATAGAAGAACAGCTTTGATTCAGGAGTTTCCTGATCGGGGCAGGAAGGGAGTGCACGCAACAATAAGACCAGCTTCTTCAGTCAAGTCTGATCAGTCACACCACCAACAATTAAGACTGACTATTAAAAACGACTGTTTTAATTGTTAGTGATGGTTTTATGTCTCCAGGACGACGTGCTGATGGGAACCCTGACGGTCAGAGAGAACTTCACCTTCTCAGCGGCGCTTCGTCTCCCAGCGGCCGTCTCTCAGCAGGAGAAAGAGCAAAAAGTGAACAAACTGATCCAGGAGCTGGGATTGGGCCAAGTGGCCGACTCCAGGGTGAGAAGAAATCAAAGGAAGGAAGAATGAACGAGTGACAAAAGGTCACggcaggaggaaggaaggaaaaagatgaaagtaacaaaaaatagagaagaaataaagatgaaacaaagaagtaaagaaaagagggaattaaagatgtgaagaaagaagagtgtttaaaaagtaatgacagaaaatgttagATAAAAGACAAAGcatgacaaaaagaaaggagggaaacaatgacagaagtaaaaaaaaaaagaacaacaggTTAAGATCAATGGAGGAAGAAAGTGACgaacaaacaacaagaacaaatataaaaatcaggcaaatgtgtgaaaaatatgaaacaaagcCTGGAAAGTAAAGGCAGAGACTGGCAGGAAGAAGTAAGACAatcaaaggaaggaaagagtAGTATGATTATGCCACTGAGGGTCCTCACAACTATagacaaatctgtgtgtgttcaggtgggCACCCAGCTGTTTCGTGGGATCTCCGGTGgcgagaggaagaggacgagcaTCGGCATGGAGCTGATCATCGACCCGTCCGTCCTTTTCCTGGACGAACCGACCACGGGCCTCGACGCCAGCACTGCCAActcggtgctgctgctgctcaagaggtcacacacttcctgtgtccatttcaaattaaaagccctaTAGGGCttcagcttttattgtgaaatgctTGCTGGTTGGTATTAGCCATGCTTCCATTACTTCAAATGtagctgctgccatcttgtggcaTTGTGACTGTTACTGCATCATCAACAACAGTTTGGCAGAGACATGAAcatgattttaagattttactgatcacctTAAAGAAAGCACGTCTAAATCTGGGTCCGAGCTACATGAGGCGTTGACCACTGCCTTAGATCCTCAGTTGACTTCAGGTCACACGGACCCAGAGGTTTAATTTAAACTTCTGCTGTAAGTTAAATTCATGCATGTTAGGATGCTTTAACTTGTTTCTCTTGTCTCTTCAGGATGGCAAACAACGGTCGCACCATCATCCTGTCCATCCACCAGCCTCGATACTCCATCTACCGCCTGTTCGACAGCCTCACCTTGCTGGTCAACGGCAAACAGGTCCCCTGCGATCTCCACTTAGTGAAACGTTACCGTGatttcccatctctctttgATCCTTATTTTCTCCCTGACCCTTTACTTCTCACCTTTATAAACACATCACATGTGTGGACTTTATTAATATATGAACTCTTGTTTTAACgattattaaaatgttcaggTTTACCATGGTCCAGCACAGAGAGCACTGGAGTATTTCTCAGACATTGGTAGGAACATGACATTTACTTTAATCCAATATAACATAACCCAATGTAAAGATGATGTACTTTGTAATTTGGTTTGGACTGTCATTTCCCAGGATACACCTGCGAGCCCCACAACAACCCTGCTGACTTCTTTCTGGATGTCATTAATGGAGACTCAACCGCCGTTGCCCTCAGCAAAATAGAGAGCGAAGGTATCTATGTTTTGATCAGAGTTTAAAATCggaatataatgcagtccaataGGGACCATATGAATCctgtaattttgtatttttaaaaatctgttttcccTGTTTGGACGATTCTGAAGGCTTCTTTCTTCCCACCATCCAGATGTAGACTCTTCGTCGATATCCAGACAGGGGATTGAGGAAAAACTCATAGAGGAATACAGAAACTGCCACTATtttaaagagaccaaaacagagctgggTAGGTACAAAATATTCTGTTGGCAATGTTGAACatgatgaacatgaaaaatTACCGTATTCTAGGTGTAAATTTATGGAACAACTGTCGAGGAgttgaaaacaaatgatgtttAAAAGTAATTTTAGTAAACAACTGCTCCTGATGTCAAATACAGTTATGATATATTTTCAGAAATCTTTATCTTGAGTTCTTTTCGATCTATTATTGACCTCAGAcccaaataaaaatgacttcatgCTGAAATTATAACTTATATGAATTAATATCAAACTAAAAACCATCcttatcttttctctctcagagaGGATAGTTCAGGGTAAGCAGTTCACCACCACACTTCCCTCCAGAACCATCACCTACAACACCAGCTTTCTGACCCAGTTCAGGTGGGTTCTCAAGAGAACTTTCCGCAACCTCCTGCTCAACCCTCAGACCTCCATCGCTCAGGTAGGACCATCGAGCAGGCTTCAGTGTCAATCTCCACACTGAGTGTAACTGTAAGGGAACTGAGCTTACATTTTTAGGGAAGTACTGTGGCAGGCAGGGTTCATGATCTTCTGTACAAAAATGTGGTAATTATTGCAGTACATGAATGGATGTATAAGGACCAGTCACTTTTGTACAATTTGAATTTAGCTGGAGCAGCATGTAGTAGACATAAGAGGAACTACAACatcacaaatataaaacaagtaACATTTTTGGTAAAATTAGCTTTCTGACAGCGAGTTAGATGATTAAAATATACAAGATTCTTATTCATCTATTAACTATGAAGTTACACCCAGCAACTGGTTGGCTcatcttagcataaagactgtagaGAGGTTTAGGTAGTTCCTGCTGGTTGTTAAATAACAAGGGTGGTAATGTTTCCAACAAAAAGTGAATTAAACCCAAAATGTTCCATTTAGATGCTGCTTCAA
Above is a genomic segment from Larimichthys crocea isolate SSNF chromosome XIV, L_crocea_2.0, whole genome shotgun sequence containing:
- the LOC104940165 gene encoding ATP-binding cassette sub-family G member 2-like isoform X1 → MQREEDSGQSGADCVLCSGAERMSDRQVTMELSHNGERQSAGSKQEQQGAVVSFHNIHYKVEQGGGCLCRKKVTTKDILIDLNGIMKPGLNAIMGATGSGKSSFLDVLAARKDPAGLSGEVLIDGAPQPPNFKCLSGYVVQDDVLMGTLTVRENFTFSAALRLPAAVSQQEKEQKVNKLIQELGLGQVADSRVGTQLFRGISGGERKRTSIGMELIIDPSVLFLDEPTTGLDASTANSVLLLLKRMANNGRTIILSIHQPRYSIYRLFDSLTLLVNGKQVYHGPAQRALEYFSDIGYTCEPHNNPADFFLDVINGDSTAVALSKIESEDVDSSSISRQGIEEKLIEEYRNCHYFKETKTELERIVQGKQFTTTLPSRTITYNTSFLTQFRWVLKRTFRNLLLNPQTSIAQITVTLFLAVFVGAIFFSVKNDQSGIQNRSGVLFFITVNQCFNSLASADLFISERKLFIHEYISGYYRLSVYFLSKILLDILTLKTIPAIIFSCVAYFMIGLKPTVEAFFLFMLAVALVAYTATSMTMAISADQTVVAIANIFMTICFVFMMIFAGLLVNLPSIVSWLAWLKYFSIPRYGLTALQINEFRGLEFCKKVNNSITPGGLACTGEEFLTLQGMDYSTWGFWQNYVALAIMSVCFLAIAYLKLRFIKKFT
- the LOC104940165 gene encoding ATP-binding cassette sub-family G member 2-like isoform X3 — translated: MQREEDSGQSGADCVLCSGAERMSDRQVTMELSHNGERQSAGSKQEQQGAVVSFHNIHYKVEQGGGCLCRKKVTTKDILIDLNGIMKPGLNAIMGATGSGKSSFLDVLAARKDPAGLSGEVLIDGAPQPPNFKCLSGYVVQDDVLMGTLTVRENFTFSAALRLPAAVSQQEKEQKVNKLIQELGLGQVADSRVGTQLFRGISGGERKRTSIGMELIIDPSVLFLDEPTTGLDASTANSVLLLLKRMANNGRTIILSIHQPRYSIYRLFDSLTLLVNGKQVYHGPAQRALEYFSDIGYTCEPHNNPADFFLDVINGDSTAVALSKIESEDVDSSSISRQGIEEKLIEEYRNCHYFKETKTELERIVQGKQFTTTLPSRTITYNTSFLTQFRWVLKRTFRNLLLNPQTSIAQITVTLFLAVFVGAIFFSVKNDQSGIQNRSGVLFFITVNQCFNSLASADLFISERKLFIHEYISGYYRLSVYFLSKILLDILTLKTIPAIIFSCVAYFMIGLKPTVEAFFLFMLAVALVAYTATSMTMAISADQTVVAIANIFMTICFVFMMVTLQTHTHTHTHTHTLANSSTNTHTCN
- the LOC104940165 gene encoding ATP-binding cassette sub-family G member 2-like isoform X2; the encoded protein is MSDRQVTMELSHNGERQSAGSKQEQQGAVVSFHNIHYKVEQGGGCLCRKKVTTKDILIDLNGIMKPGLNAIMGATGSGKSSFLDVLAARKDPAGLSGEVLIDGAPQPPNFKCLSGYVVQDDVLMGTLTVRENFTFSAALRLPAAVSQQEKEQKVNKLIQELGLGQVADSRVGTQLFRGISGGERKRTSIGMELIIDPSVLFLDEPTTGLDASTANSVLLLLKRMANNGRTIILSIHQPRYSIYRLFDSLTLLVNGKQVYHGPAQRALEYFSDIGYTCEPHNNPADFFLDVINGDSTAVALSKIESEDVDSSSISRQGIEEKLIEEYRNCHYFKETKTELERIVQGKQFTTTLPSRTITYNTSFLTQFRWVLKRTFRNLLLNPQTSIAQITVTLFLAVFVGAIFFSVKNDQSGIQNRSGVLFFITVNQCFNSLASADLFISERKLFIHEYISGYYRLSVYFLSKILLDILTLKTIPAIIFSCVAYFMIGLKPTVEAFFLFMLAVALVAYTATSMTMAISADQTVVAIANIFMTICFVFMMIFAGLLVNLPSIVSWLAWLKYFSIPRYGLTALQINEFRGLEFCKKVNNSITPGGLACTGEEFLTLQGMDYSTWGFWQNYVALAIMSVCFLAIAYLKLRFIKKFT